The DNA segment TTGATTGATCGAAGCAGGTTTTTGTCAGGGATGCTCTGTTAACGTTcattaatgttttgtgttgtgtggtggaAAGTATCTGTCACTAAAAACGGCTTCAGTTGTCTCACCTGTTGCTGTGGATCCATGTGGAGAGGACGGCTAGTTTGCTTGGCTGTGTCTGGTCACAGGTgttcccccccaccccccatcccCTCACCGGGTGTTGTATGTTCCCTGACCTTAACACTTGCGGTGTTTCATCTCCTACCAGGGTAAAATCCCGAGGGACTCTGCTCTCATACACCGGCGGAATAGTTACACTCCCTTGTCCAGTCACGACCAGGTCAAGCGTCCCAGGCTCTACAGCGCGGGCAACCAGCCCTGGCTACCGCTCGCCCCCACCCCATCAGCTCTGATGCCAGAGGGACGGCAAAGCCAAGTTAGTGCCAGAGTTACAGGCTCCCCCTCTAAATCAGTCACCGTCGGCTGTAATCAGTCACCTCCCACCACAGTTGTAACCCTGTGTTTGGCATTCCCTCGTCTCAGTTTTGGACCCTCTCGATGATTTAGTGTCTGTGTTCAAAGTGACGTACTGTACATGGAATCcatctttctatctatctatctctctctctctctcagggcaTGTTTTTGGATCTTGAATGGAttgctctcttctctttttaatgtcGTGCCTGCCTGTTTCCAAAGtcagatgtttgtctgtttgcatgaCATCTGCTTCACCACTGGGCTGTCTCCGGCTTGAATATGCAGAACAGCATGCCTACTTTTTCGCTGAGGAGAGCTCCTCATGAATTAGCCTTTGTGAGatacaaaagacacacaaacatcaaacaaagaCATCTTGCactatattttctattttctatcaGTGATAATGAACACGTTAATTTACAATCTATAATTATGATTCAATTTTTTAAAACCGAATTTAGAAATTTGAGAGCAATGTGAGATAATGAACATAATACATAAACAACagatttcaaactttttttaaatttaaaaatgcatattCATATTCgtatgtgttgtgtatttgttggCCTTGCCTTGTGGGTACAGTGCTTCAGCCCTTCTCCacatttctatctatctatctatctatatatctctctctctctctctctctctctctctttctctcgctctctccacTTTCTTCAAATCTGTCTTACAGCCTCGGATAGGAAGCGGTTGTCTGTGAGTATTTTTGGATACTCGGTACATGTAACCAAcccttcattttctttcccaTAATTCAACTCATTTCATCgtaacacacacatcaatatgttgtcacagtgtttttttttttatagctttcAGTCATTGGGTTTCTCTAACCTTACATCACCTTTGCACTTTAATTAGAACAGAAGCTGCTATTGGCCTTGTTTCAACTAGGCGGCTTCAAAAACACTATCAGACAGGTTGTTTAATAACTGGTGGTAATAATTAAACCAGCTTCAATacttatcaaaatcaaaaaaaataattatgtaaGTATTTGTTGTCACTGAGATATGGTTCACAATGAGAACATAATGTAGCTATTGTGCATATATTagttatttgatttctttgttaAGTATACTAGATTATGATTTGGCACCAATCAGACATGGGGTCAGAAtgtgattaataattaatcactTCTCGAGAATGTACTAAATAAGAATCTCCACttaatgtgtctgttttatgACACTTCACATGATGACCTAATTTTTGAAATGAGAACTTCTGACTCCTGGGCCCCCCGGGGAAGGTATTAGTTTCCACAAATAGAATTAGCTGCTGTGAGGCATTAATTTGTAAGAGTcagtgacattttctttttcttgaagGAATCCCTGTGCGAAGGAATCGACTTTGACAGCCCAGAAGAAACTCGTGGCTGTGTCCGCTTCTGAGTGAAGACGAAAAAGTGTCTCTCTACATCGCACAAAACAACTCTCCTGGAAATTAACAGCTTCTTCAGAAAAAGCTCAACCGTTATCTCAAACTCACGGGTTATCTTTACTCTGCATGCCGAGGCTTTGAACGGGAAGCCTTATCATTAGTATCATAAATACTTCTGCATGTGTGGCAAAAATCAAtcatcagtcaatcaatcagtgtAAATTACTGCAATGCCTTACTGAACTTTAAGCATATTGATAGACTTAGCTCCTCTGAATGTAATGAGAACAAGTTATGCATTAGTATGATAAACAGTTTTCACTATCGCAGAGAGAGCATGTGATAAAGTAGatgctgtaaaaatatttttataacagtCTGCAGTTCAGCCATCATCTGTCAAGTGTTATGTTATTGAGTTAGTTTAGattatgtatgaatgtatgctCTGAAGGAAATTAAAATACTGTACTGAGTTTATTTCCACTGTTTTGGAAGACttgtatttttagaaaaatacaccACATAgctgaacatactgtataccAGCAGATAAAAAGTCACATACCTACTGTATTAAGCTGGTGTTATCTGTCACAATGAACACTAAATCCTAAATGATCGTCTGGTCACCCGTTATGTTCCCTCTTGCCTCTGTTTTCTAGGAACAAAAACTCAACATGTTGATTGTATGTTAGCTATTTCTTTACttttcaaacatcaaacatcgCTTCATACACACATATCTTTAATGTTTAAGTCCTGACTTAGATCTGCCATTTTTGACACAGAAGTTTCATTGTAATGTTTGACTGTTGGTAAGTCATTGCCCTGCTCAAAGTTGCCTACTTGTGCCTTCGTAGCAGACAATAAAAgtgaattttgaatttttttttcatatggaTCTCTGCAGCACATGGCATCTTCCAAATGGAGTCATTCAAATCTGTTACaagttgttttattaaatgtgaaCTTAATTTAATTGTTCTTTGTTTAATGCAACGTTGTCTCAAAATTATGAAAGTACTGAATGAAATATAGAGAGCCTGTTTTGCCTGATAAATATAAGGCTTCGGTTGTCAGTAGggagataaaacataaaaaataaaataaaaatgttatcaCAGTTTATGACTGGGGCCTATTGTAAAACCTGTGATCAGTGAAACCTGTGAAGTCTACTTTTTCAGACCCAttactgaaaatgtaaatatcacaAGATAATCTAATATTTGTTTGATACAGACAATGTGCATTTACTGTCCACATTCTAAGAAATTTCCATCGACTACAGCACTTACTACAACAAATTGAAACAAGTGATTGCTTTGAGAGCACAGCAAAGGTCGGATGTTATAGCCATTAGCATAGTTCCAAATGTCAATGGGATTTTCAATGAGGTTTTCTGGCTTTCTTTTCACTTCTACTCTCTTGAATAATACCCAACATAAGGCCTATAGCCCTCTAAACATTTTCTAATTCACACTGAAGATAAACTgaatcacacattttttttgtacctttGTAAATGTCCAGCAACATCCCTTGCATTAGCCTATTAATTAATATGTAATTTCCAATTGGAAATAATAAGTCTTAGTCTTAGAGGAGCAACTTTGTCAAGGGTTGACATTAGTTTGCTGTTAAAACTATCTACAGTGAAATCACAAGAGGAGGATAGAATTTCTGTAAGAGTGCCTTGTAAAAGTTCAATAAAATGTGCATCCACTTCAGTGTTAAGcatgcagagttttttttttaaacagacctgcgccctgggcggccgcccacattgcccagAGAGCTATTGGCAGACAGGCTGTGGGTTATTGCAAGGTCTACAAAACATGCTCGCTTCAGTGTTCTTGTCTGGTAACACCGCAATAAAAGATTACCTTTATCCTCAGTTATCCtaatctttattgtttttatctgatAAATGTTTGTTCATTACCTGACTCCAAATGTCCCAAAACGGCACCCTGGCAAAGTGAATTGAGAGAGAGAATATTAGAGAATTTACGGTACACGGTGTTTTACGGGACAGGGAGCGTGATGGCGTCACATAGACGTAAAGTGACGTTGTACACATCGGTCCCTCACTGGATGCTCATTGTTTGAGGTAGGGCTGCAGTCAACAGCAGGTAAGAAGACTAAATAACTTACTCGCTGTCGTTTCACCTAACATACCCCGTCGTGTGTGGATACGTGAGTTGACAGGTGACGGGATTTATCAAAAGTGTGACCGGAGGCGAAACGTTTGGACAAACTGTCCCGTTTAACGCCAAGTCAGTGGACAGGTTAGCATGCTACAGTTAGCAGATGATACATGATATATCCAGCTAACATTTGTCAATGAGTCCGGACAAACACGTTTCGTTTCTATCACACATTTCTATAATATAAGGTCATTTGATCATCAGTCGAGTCGTGTTGGTGGAGTTTGTTTGCTTGTCGGTTTGAGGTTTCCGGCTGCTAGCTTcgccctctgtgtgtttgtgtaaagtcCTTAACTGacagaacaaagacaacaaaacaaagcagtgtgACTGTCATGTGTTTCACCACCACGCTGCTGCTCGTCAGCACTTTGATTGTCAGGCCCGATCCGTTTACAAAGCGGAGTGAGCATCCTGATCCTCACTGTGTGCAGCAACCAATTCAATTAGCCAGTTCAAGCTAATGTGGCTAACTTGGCTAAGGTTGAATAACCACGTCGAGATGTGACTGGAGCAGATCTGCATCGATGAACTAAGGCTGGTTTACTTGACTTCACTTTGAAAAGGTTGTTAGTCAGACGCAGGAGTGATTTGAGTCATGTGTTAGACATTAGTTACTTTGAGgtctggttgttgtttgtttctggcGCAGTGAACGAGCCCTTTCATTGTAAGAAGCTGTTTGTTTAAAGCCTTTCACTGAAACAGGTCAGTCCGCACTTAAGGTAGATGTTTGAGTATCTATGGCAGTGTCAAATGATAGTCTAAAACTAAATCAAGTCACTAACAAACTATATGTACTGTGGAAACAGGGAATTAGAAAGTGTATTTGgaaaaccataaaacaaaatcatcacACAGACTATCTGTATTTTGTGCTATTTTCAAATGCATGATTATTACATTTATGCAGTGTGTATCTGATTTgaaatgacatgtttttctttgaatttaATCTAACTCTTTCTTTGACAgacctttttattcttttttaatgtcCCATTTTTAGAATAACAAGTCTAAGACCTGCATAAGTCACAAACAGTAAACTAGTACTAAAGTAAACTGCACCACAGATGACCCAATTCTCAAAATGTTATGTCAAATCAGTTAATGAGGAACCCGAAAGTGGGACATATTTACTGTTTACAAGATTACAGCCAGATATTAATACATTTCTATGATCTATTCCAGTTATTTTGGAGCcattaaagatccagtgtgtacgCTTTAGAGGGCTCTATGTATAGAATAAGTACagaaattaaatgttatatGCATAAATGTTTGGGGCGGCTGTGTTCCAAGAGGTAGAGCAAGGTTGTCtattaatcagatgatcggtggttcgatcccggTGCGTCCAGTCTGCAAGCGTTTCTGAATAAGACACTGATCCCCAAATTGTTCCCGTAACTCCTGTGtaactgtagtttctccttcatactTGGAACAAACTGCAACTACACCGTTAGATAAGACAAAAACCTAATGACAAAGTTTACGTAATATTCTTCAGTAACTGAGTTGTCCAGGGGGTGTCGTCTTGAAAGACACTACAGTCTCTTCAAAACAAATGCTTCGGTGGAAGAGCAAAGTTCATACCAAATACTTGCCATGTCACTGATATGTTGTTgcaatgttgttgttgcacGCAGGATGTTGAGGCTTCGCTGTAAGACCAAAAACGGGAGCCACATAATGCAGGGCTTGACTCATCAGTCCTGTGTACAAGAGCTGAAGAGTAAGGTGGAGGAGCTGACTGGCATCCCCTGTGACGTGCAGAAAATTATGGTTGGTTATCCGCCCTCCAGCCTTGACCTTCGAAATGGAGACGCTCACCTCAAGGATTACCCCATCAAATCAGGTATGCTGTTCAAAATAGACATGATGCCAAATTCACACcatttattgaatattttattattttgattacaTGTTCCATCTTTTTCCCCTCAAGATGTTGCTttgaaaactgacttttttttttgttattttgaaaactgactttttttttgtaatttcacTAAACTGACCATTTAACGTAACCCACAttaatacttttaatttaacaacCGGATAGCTGACATGGATTAGATGAGATATTTCTGAGTCTGACCAACAGAACTGTGGTGTATCATCTTCTGCAGGAGACACACTCATtgttgaggaggaaaaaaacaagccaaagcCTCAGGATCATCCCACTGTGACTAAAGTACCACGCCTGGAAGCCTCACCTGTGCTGGCACGCCGTGTTGTCCCAGCTGATAACTCCTGCCTCTTCACCAGTGTGTATTATGTGGTGGAAGGTGGTGTATATGACCCCGCTTGCGCCCCAGAGATGCGAGGCCTCATTGCCCAGATTGTGTCAAGTGACCCTGCGGCTTACTCGGAAGCGGTGCTGGGAAAGACCAACGAGGAGTACTGCACTTGGATACGACGTGACGACACCTGGGGAGGCGCCATCGAGGTGTCTATCCTGTCTAAGTTTTACCAGTGCGAGATCTGCGTGGTAGACACTCAGACGGTCCGAGTGGATCGCTTTGGGGAGGACGCCGGCTACCACAAACGCGTGCTGCTCATTTACGACGGCATCCATTATGACCCGCTGCAGAAAGAAACTCCTGGCTCTGACGTCCCGCCCCTGACTATCTTCTCCACTACAGATGATGTAATCCTGGCCCAGGCCCTCGAGCTGGCAGACGAGGCTCGTCGCAAGCGGCAGTTCACGGACGTTAACCGCTTTGCGTTGCGCTGCATGGTGTGCCAGACGGGCTTAGTGGGACAAAAGGAAGCTCGTGAGCATGCCAAGGAGACAGGCCACACCAATTTTGGCGAAGTGTGAGCGTTACgttgtcgttttttttctttctctctcgtctctcaCAAATACAACCACCATACCAACCCCGTGCCCCACGTCTGGCAACTGTTGGTCCATCTGTCAATCTGCTTGTGTGATCCTCTACCTCACATTGTCCAGCGACATCTATGGAGAATCTGCAGACACTGTTCAGCCTCTAACCAGTTCAGTATTACTCTTTAAAACTGCTGTCAGTTCTCAAAGTCAGAAACGCTACTGCAGTGCTCCGATGTCATTAAACCATCATTTTAGTCTGTTAAGGATGGTTCAAATCTGTTTAACAGGGTCAAGGAAAATATGCAGACAGTTCTTAGGACTTGTTTTAATCTGTTTAGAGTACTCGATGGCTGGGTTGTACTGATGACACACCAAATAGTGGCTGATGTGTTGTCAGTTAGAAAATGCACAAAATTTGTCAACGCTTGCCTGTGACTAAACTTGTATGGGATTGAAACAAAATCAGCGACCTGACTCTggaaaaatgttaaaacaaccTCTAAGAATGGTTTGCACTCTGATGTGACCCTATTCACTGTTGTCTTAAGCGCAGCACACACAGTTTGACTGTTAATCATCATGTTGGTTATGtagcatgtttgttttattttatgtctctTGTTGACGGAGGTCAGAAACTCTTCCAGTACTAAAAGCTGatcattttgttcttttattttttagatctAAATTGTTCAGCACAGTCGGGTTGCGTTAATGTTAAGCTGGATTCATTGTTACGCAAATGTGCTGTTTTTGTGCCGTTTATTTGAGCAGTGGCTGATGAGATTTTGGGGAGTGAGTTGAGATTGAGGTTATGCATTTTGAAATATCATGTTGCAAATTGTGATCCAAAATTAGCTTAATGATGTATGTGagattttttccttcttttttttttttttttgatgtcgTAACACGGTTTCTGTGAGCTTATTTTAACGTAGACAAAAAAATGGtgctgaaaacaacattttacaaaatctgtagctcttttgtttttcttcatgggTACGACAGTTTTTCTggagttgttattttttttttttttttttttttttattctagtgTGTAATTTTCAAATGTCATCATGCTGTAAgaactaatatttttttaaaataacatttttgtttgatatTACTCTATATTTTGAGAAACACGTAAAGCCTGGTGAGATGTTGGAGCACTACAGAACACAAATCATGGTGAGAAGATGGCATATTGAAACCTGAGTGTAATGCTGTATGAGATCGCTTACTTAATGCATTTAATGTTCAGGTACAGTCCATACATTATGTGCTTTGCTAATCAGTATTAACTAtttatatttgcagttttttcGGCTCACATTTGCAGCCCAAAGGTAACTCTAGTCAGGGTGTTTTGAAAAATTAGCAAAGATCCACTttggtttaatatttaatgcatgtttaatgCCCCCGCCCCTAAAAACACTATTCTGTTTGACTGTATGTTTCGCACAAGTGGAGcatgttctcatgttttcaGCTAAAGTCAGGCATCTTCTCTTTGCTACTCACCTCCTCTAAGGATGAAGCATGCACTTATGTTAAACCACAGCTCAAAGATATTAAATCGGGGGAGGGCATGAGGATATTTGTGGGATTATTCCTCGTAGCCCCGTTTTATTGTGGCCTCATGGTGCAGAACCAGTATTTCTACTTCACGTTTCTGTGATGGCGATATTGGCGATGAGTTGTTGCCAAAAAATTAGAGGGTGGGGGACTTGATCTGGGCTTTCTGGTGTTGGGAATAAAAGCAAAGCAGGAAATGTcacattgtttctttgttttgaatgtgaattattattattatttgtatttctcATCTGTTATCTTTAGGTAGTTCATTTTAACAGTGAATATGGATTAATCGGCTTGCATAAAAGTGAAACTATGAAATagctttgttgtattttgtatttaccAAGTTCTCATGACTCTTCAAGGACAATAACAATGAATGTTGCACACAAAGCACTACAGAATATCTGGATttacttgatttttttcagtgttgtgtCACAATTAAAAGTTATAGCCTACATTGTGTGTACGAGTCGTTTTATATCAGTTATATACTCTTTCTCTTTTAGTCAACTCTTACATGTGCTTGGccattttatgtttaatgtcatTGTTACTGTTCTGTTAAACCTTTCTAATTATTGTAACCGTGCCCACATTGTTTGTCTATTTCTAACTACTATTGACAATCCAAACCTAGTTGGCTAAACAACCCTGATCCTGTGCCATCCTAGTGGGATTACACTACCTACATGCTATTTTAAGGAACATCTTTCTTAACAGGATTTAAGCTGTTtttacaaactgaaacaaagtaCACTAGTACTACAAAAAGGCCAAATATATTATAGAATTTATtgcacaggtgtaattaataagtTTAATAATTACTGCATTTCATCCAGGTGTGCCAGTTTCAAGGCCCCCAgtgtacacactgacacagtcaCGCCTGTGGGTTTTCTTTCATGATTAGTTTCCTAGAAAAAGGCCTGTCTTTCCAGCTGGCAACTTGGAAAagtctattttatattttttatttaatatgtgCTGACATATCAATCAAACCCTTGGCGTGAAGCATTCAGTCTGTGGTATAAATGATCGGttgatttaatatttagttAATGAGCAGAACAATCAGTTTTGATAAACATTCAACATTACAGTAGATTCTGGGGAAGATTTGCCTTTCATTACTTTTTTATAGTGTTTttcttgaaatatttttttgtggtGTGGTGTAAATGTTTAGAATTGATTTTTCTTGTCTGACATGACAGTGACTCGAATCTTTTTTTAAGGTTTGGACTGTTGATTGGACATAATACGTTTGAAGGTTTCACCTTCTGTGACAGTATTTCCcactgtttttctccattttacaaaccaaaaaaaatgaattgatcaagaaaataatgaaattaaaccaTAATGAAGTTACACATTTAGAATTGTTCCAAccttatataaaatattttaaaatgaacccTCACAACTATACAAAACTGTGCTTTTACCATATAAtagtaaatacagtatatttcctGCATAGAGTACCGGTACTTTAACCTTTGATactttaatgacattttatttttacttttaatagagtagttttacagtgtggtatttgTAGTTTTACTTGAATAAACAATCT comes from the Larimichthys crocea isolate SSNF chromosome VI, L_crocea_2.0, whole genome shotgun sequence genome and includes:
- the yod1 gene encoding ubiquitin thioesterase OTU1, producing MLRLRCKTKNGSHIMQGLTHQSCVQELKSKVEELTGIPCDVQKIMVGYPPSSLDLRNGDAHLKDYPIKSGDTLIVEEEKNKPKPQDHPTVTKVPRLEASPVLARRVVPADNSCLFTSVYYVVEGGVYDPACAPEMRGLIAQIVSSDPAAYSEAVLGKTNEEYCTWIRRDDTWGGAIEVSILSKFYQCEICVVDTQTVRVDRFGEDAGYHKRVLLIYDGIHYDPLQKETPGSDVPPLTIFSTTDDVILAQALELADEARRKRQFTDVNRFALRCMVCQTGLVGQKEAREHAKETGHTNFGEV